From a region of the Paenibacillus sp. FSL R10-2734 genome:
- a CDS encoding S-layer homology domain-containing protein, which translates to MKKVMITILASLTLVSAKPVIAASSFSDVPQSNWAAPAITFMVDKQIVNGYSDGTFKPEKPVTKAEFAHMYHALFPKVGSTANIASPFSDTKGHWATKDFSALFNQDGWSFADHFDSKNNLYLAPDKQLTRWDFSILVGLLTEELKIKGDITNISDRPGPEEILDTIAGYKDIKTRSRIGMEMSTLFTPMIFTYTDELGTTYDGDLENIKAEILYSVITKGIMAGANGKFRPTDKVTRAEATTILHRLYILLEN; encoded by the coding sequence ATGAAAAAAGTAATGATTACTATACTAGCTTCACTTACACTGGTATCAGCAAAACCTGTTATTGCAGCAAGTAGTTTCTCTGACGTACCGCAATCAAACTGGGCCGCCCCGGCGATTACATTTATGGTGGACAAACAGATCGTGAATGGATATTCAGACGGTACGTTTAAACCTGAGAAGCCCGTCACCAAAGCAGAATTCGCCCATATGTATCATGCTCTATTCCCTAAAGTGGGCTCTACCGCTAACATAGCATCTCCCTTTTCCGATACAAAAGGTCATTGGGCAACTAAGGACTTTTCTGCCCTATTCAATCAGGATGGTTGGTCATTTGCAGATCACTTTGACAGTAAAAATAATCTTTACTTGGCTCCTGATAAACAACTAACGCGGTGGGATTTCTCAATACTAGTAGGTCTTCTTACTGAAGAACTCAAAATTAAAGGAGACATTACCAATATCAGCGACAGACCTGGGCCTGAGGAAATCTTGGACACCATAGCTGGATATAAAGATATAAAAACAAGATCTAGAATAGGTATGGAAATGTCCACACTCTTTACTCCAATGATTTTTACTTATACGGACGAACTTGGAACTACCTATGATGGCGACTTAGAAAATATAAAAGCTGAAATTCTATATTCTGTTATTACTAAAGGAATTATGGCTGGAGCTAACGGAAAATTCAGACCAACGGATAAAGTAACTCGGGCTGAGGCTACAACAATCCTACATAGACTGTATATTCTATTAGAAAACTAA
- a CDS encoding recombinase family protein encodes MRYAIYARVSTDHDSQKESVGHQIAFFNRYVEERSGTIYDVYKDEGVSGTSIKGRSDLQRLLRDARAKNFEYVLFKSISRFARDIQDGINIKRELDNLGIGMIFIEQNIDTKTADGELMFSIHLSVAQQESEATSKRVKFGRREKAAKGKFNGSLPPFGYIKNGNILELDPKYSLIVKELFRLYLYENMGLYKLSRYLNNAGIPTPRTIAGAKNAGVLWQQSTIKLILTNPLYTGNMVQNRTETISLRTNQRKEIPAEQQTVVPNTHPSLISMEEFHEAQMKLKTKGERRSNGQESLFAHIAVCADCGMGMHFKKDRGGYTCGKYGKYGKKYCSSHYIKADDLLSKVRQHLKLLTAGNQINTRKLVEIFKKESGYNADNLDKELRKVESKLSLLAKKQSRLLDLLNEGELTQEEWRTQNTLIRNENALLSVRKAELMTQVKNEKDLDTNIQVFEKQVKKLLHLNFEDERILKQIVMKLIQKIEVYSDGNIKIHYNIAHPKLIHGA; translated from the coding sequence ATGCGATACGCCATATATGCACGTGTAAGTACTGATCATGATAGTCAAAAGGAAAGTGTCGGTCACCAAATCGCTTTCTTCAATCGTTATGTCGAGGAAAGGTCTGGTACGATATATGATGTCTACAAAGATGAAGGTGTCAGCGGAACGAGTATTAAGGGCCGAAGCGATCTACAGCGTCTACTAAGGGATGCTAGGGCCAAAAATTTCGAATATGTGTTGTTCAAGTCCATATCCCGCTTCGCACGCGACATTCAAGACGGAATCAACATAAAACGTGAATTGGACAACCTCGGGATCGGAATGATTTTCATAGAACAAAACATTGATACTAAAACCGCCGATGGAGAGTTGATGTTCTCAATACACTTGTCTGTCGCTCAACAGGAAAGTGAAGCCACTTCGAAACGAGTCAAGTTCGGTAGACGTGAAAAAGCAGCCAAAGGCAAATTCAACGGCTCCCTTCCACCGTTCGGCTATATAAAGAACGGAAATATACTAGAACTTGATCCGAAATACTCACTTATTGTAAAGGAGTTATTTCGTCTCTATCTTTACGAAAATATGGGTCTATATAAGTTGTCGAGGTATCTAAATAACGCGGGTATCCCAACACCGAGGACAATAGCGGGGGCTAAGAATGCAGGTGTCCTTTGGCAACAAAGTACAATAAAGCTTATTCTCACCAACCCCCTCTATACAGGTAACATGGTGCAGAATAGGACTGAGACTATCAGTCTACGAACTAATCAGCGTAAGGAGATACCCGCTGAGCAGCAGACTGTTGTCCCTAATACACACCCCTCCCTTATCTCGATGGAAGAGTTTCACGAAGCTCAGATGAAGTTGAAAACAAAAGGGGAACGTCGAAGTAACGGTCAAGAGAGCCTTTTTGCACACATCGCCGTTTGTGCCGATTGCGGAATGGGAATGCATTTTAAAAAGGACAGGGGCGGATATACGTGCGGAAAATACGGAAAATATGGAAAGAAGTACTGCAGCTCTCACTATATAAAGGCAGACGACCTGCTCTCAAAGGTGAGACAGCATCTGAAGTTGTTGACTGCAGGTAACCAGATTAATACCCGTAAACTTGTTGAGATATTCAAAAAAGAATCAGGATATAATGCTGACAATCTCGACAAAGAATTACGTAAAGTTGAAAGTAAACTCTCCCTACTAGCAAAGAAACAGAGCAGGTTACTTGATCTCTTAAATGAGGGCGAGCTTACACAAGAGGAATGGCGTACTCAAAATACTCTGATACGAAATGAAAACGCCTTGCTTTCTGTACGAAAGGCTGAACTGATGACGCAGGTAAAAAACGAAAAAGACCTGGATACAAACATCCAAGTCTTTGAAAAACAAGTGAAGAAATTGCTGCATCTCAATTTCGAGGATGAGCGGATACTCAAGCAAATTGTCATGAAGCTCATTCAGAAGATTGAAGTCTACAGTGATGGAAACATAAAAATACATTACAATATCGCTCATCCAAAACTTATACATGGGGCATAG
- the rlmD gene encoding 23S rRNA (uracil(1939)-C(5))-methyltransferase RlmD yields MSKHRSGRSTSRPVGKAPVAGLPVNKNDEVMLDIIGMTHEGEGVGRVEGFTLFVQGALPGEKVRAKVLKTKKQYGYAKLLNIVEASSARIAAPCEIYDQCGGCQLQHMDYTAQLAWKRQLVVDNLERIGKLRVSGATAGGVAEGAQADGVLVRPTLGMDEPWRYRNKAQVPIGVTEGGLVGGFYARGSHRIVDMETCLIQHEDNDDVVRKVKGIGRDLGISAYNEETGRGLLRHVVVKKAFRTGEMMLVLVTNGRDIPHLDAWLGSIREQLSDVVSICQNVNTQRTNVIFGDETRVLWGRDVIYDYIGDVQFAISARSFYQVNPAQTEVLYGKTVEYAGLTGNETVIDAYCGIGTISLFLAQHAAKVYGVEIVPEAIEDARANAKLNEMKNVVFEVGASEDVIPNWKEQGITADVIVVDPPRKGCDPRLLETILAMKPERVVYVSCNPSTLARDLRVLEDGGYKTVEVTPVDMFPHTVHVECTVWLKRMGQD; encoded by the coding sequence ATGAGTAAACACCGCAGTGGACGCAGCACCAGCCGCCCAGTCGGCAAGGCGCCTGTCGCCGGACTGCCTGTGAATAAGAATGATGAGGTTATGCTCGATATTATCGGCATGACCCATGAAGGCGAAGGGGTAGGCCGCGTAGAAGGCTTTACCCTTTTTGTGCAGGGAGCCCTTCCCGGAGAGAAGGTCCGGGCAAAGGTGCTCAAGACCAAGAAGCAGTATGGCTACGCCAAGCTGTTGAATATAGTGGAGGCGAGCAGCGCCCGCATCGCGGCGCCTTGCGAGATCTATGACCAATGCGGCGGCTGTCAGCTGCAGCATATGGACTACACTGCCCAGCTGGCGTGGAAACGGCAGCTGGTGGTGGACAACCTGGAGCGGATTGGGAAGCTGCGGGTGAGTGGTGCTACTGCTGGCGGGGTTGCTGAAGGAGCTCAGGCGGATGGGGTTCTTGTCCGTCCTACACTCGGTATGGACGAGCCTTGGCGCTATCGCAATAAGGCTCAGGTGCCGATTGGCGTAACAGAAGGCGGTCTCGTGGGCGGCTTTTATGCACGGGGAAGTCATCGTATCGTCGATATGGAAACATGCTTGATCCAGCATGAGGATAATGATGACGTTGTGCGCAAGGTGAAAGGCATTGGCAGAGATCTCGGCATCTCTGCTTATAATGAAGAAACCGGCCGCGGCCTGCTGCGCCATGTCGTCGTGAAAAAAGCCTTCCGCACCGGTGAAATGATGCTCGTGCTCGTAACCAACGGCCGCGACATCCCGCACCTGGATGCCTGGCTCGGCAGCATCCGCGAACAGCTGTCGGATGTAGTCAGCATCTGTCAGAACGTCAACACCCAGCGCACGAATGTCATCTTCGGGGATGAAACCCGCGTCCTGTGGGGCAGAGACGTTATCTATGATTACATCGGCGATGTACAGTTCGCTATCTCAGCGCGTTCGTTCTATCAAGTGAACCCGGCACAGACCGAGGTGCTGTACGGTAAAACCGTTGAATATGCCGGACTAACTGGCAATGAAACGGTTATCGATGCCTATTGCGGCATCGGTACGATCTCTCTCTTTCTGGCGCAGCATGCGGCTAAGGTATACGGTGTGGAGATTGTACCGGAAGCTATTGAGGATGCCCGGGCGAATGCGAAGTTGAATGAGATGAAGAATGTAGTGTTTGAGGTAGGTGCATCTGAGGATGTAATCCCGAATTGGAAAGAGCAGGGGATTACGGCTGATGTTATCGTAGTCGATCCACCGCGTAAAGGCTGCGATCCGCGGTTGTTAGAGACGATTCTGGCGATGAAGCCGGAGCGTGTGGTTTATGTGTCTTGTAATCCATCGACATTAGCAAGGGACTTGCGGGTGTTGGAAGATGGCGGGTACAAAACAGTGGAGGTAACTCCGGTGGATATGTTCCCGCATACGGTACATGTGGAGTGTACAGTGTGGCTAAAACGGATGGGACAGGATTAA
- a CDS encoding transposase, with amino-acid sequence MARNVYNLDFKKKVLKEVEESNNTAAVARKYGINVKLVYKWKSSFSKVTDIQLIEPTSRPQNTENYDLQVILLQMKEIQQKLDHLSSVGSQDQFMADIAALTTRMEYCVMDTLMKMQGQFAVMMRNFSQMNNHADDNDMLSHSKSSISNNLSPSIPRPTNNRKR; translated from the coding sequence ATGGCACGAAATGTATACAACTTAGATTTCAAGAAAAAGGTCTTAAAGGAGGTAGAAGAAAGTAACAATACTGCCGCGGTTGCAAGAAAGTATGGAATAAATGTTAAGTTGGTGTATAAATGGAAGAGTTCATTCTCTAAAGTCACAGATATTCAATTAATTGAACCTACTAGCCGACCTCAAAATACCGAAAACTATGACTTGCAAGTAATCCTACTTCAAATGAAAGAGATACAACAAAAGCTCGATCATTTAAGTTCAGTTGGCTCCCAGGATCAGTTTATGGCCGATATTGCAGCCTTAACTACCAGAATGGAGTATTGTGTGATGGACACTCTCATGAAGATGCAAGGGCAGTTTGCCGTAATGATGCGTAACTTCTCTCAGATGAATAATCACGCTGATGATAATGATATGCTATCACATAGCAAGAGTAGCATCTCTAATAACCTATCACCATCTATACCCCGCCCTACGAATAACCGTAAAAGATAA
- a CDS encoding diacylglycerol kinase has translation MKTARLIYNPTSGREEMKKRLADILDRLDMGGIEASCHATTGEGDATSAAADAVERGYDLIIAAGGDGTLNEVINGMAEKPNLPPLGVLPIGTTNDFARAMGIPKNWEDSCDLILRQESRLIDIGKANDRYFINIAGGGSLTELTYEVPSKLKTMIGQLAYYLKGIEKMVSLSPQELIIRANGQEVIHDEFMLFLIANTNSVGGFEKLAPGARIDDGLLDVIAVKKCNLAEFVRLVRLALRGEHLNDKKVIYFRTDAMDVISPGHVQLNLDGELGGELPGRFRILPQHLRIFAEND, from the coding sequence TTGGACCGGCTGGATATGGGTGGCATTGAAGCCTCCTGCCATGCAACAACCGGAGAAGGCGATGCTACGTCAGCTGCTGCAGATGCAGTAGAACGCGGTTATGATCTGATCATAGCAGCCGGTGGCGATGGCACTTTAAATGAAGTCATTAACGGTATGGCGGAGAAGCCTAACCTTCCCCCGCTCGGCGTATTGCCGATAGGTACTACCAATGATTTTGCACGTGCGATGGGGATCCCAAAGAATTGGGAAGATTCCTGTGATCTGATCCTTCGCCAAGAGTCACGTCTGATTGACATCGGTAAAGCAAACGACCGTTATTTTATTAATATTGCAGGCGGCGGTAGCTTAACTGAACTGACATATGAAGTTCCCAGTAAGCTGAAGACCATGATAGGTCAGCTTGCTTATTATTTAAAAGGTATTGAAAAAATGGTCAGCCTATCTCCTCAGGAACTGATCATTCGTGCCAATGGGCAGGAAGTCATACATGATGAGTTTATGCTGTTCCTAATCGCAAATACGAATTCCGTTGGCGGCTTCGAAAAGCTTGCTCCTGGCGCTCGAATTGATGACGGTCTGTTAGACGTTATTGCGGTTAAAAAATGTAACCTAGCAGAGTTTGTCCGCTTGGTCAGATTGGCCCTTCGCGGCGAGCATTTGAATGATAAGAAGGTTATTTATTTCCGTACGGATGCGATGGATGTAATCTCTCCTGGACATGTCCAATTGAACTTGGATGGCGAACTGGGTGGAGAGCTGCCAGGGCGTTTTCGGATTTTGCCGCAGCATTTGCGGATTTTTGCAGAGAATGACTGA
- a CDS encoding helix-turn-helix transcriptional regulator, whose amino-acid sequence MSDLKYALGVKIRNYRKGRGYSQEELANLANLHTVYIGQLERGEKSPTIDSLEGIVDALGISFEELFRHIKPAPNDQESVVLNEIITKVQIRSTEEQQSISKMIDLLLEWKEFK is encoded by the coding sequence ATGAGCGACTTGAAATATGCATTGGGAGTAAAAATAAGAAATTATAGGAAGGGGCGGGGATATAGCCAGGAAGAGTTAGCTAATCTTGCTAATCTACATACCGTATATATTGGACAACTTGAACGTGGAGAGAAGAGTCCTACGATTGATAGTCTAGAAGGGATTGTAGATGCGTTAGGGATAAGTTTTGAAGAACTATTTCGGCATATTAAACCTGCACCTAATGATCAAGAAAGTGTTGTATTAAATGAGATTATTACCAAAGTTCAAATTAGGAGCACAGAAGAACAACAAAGCATAAGTAAAATGATTGATCTGTTATTGGAGTGGAAGGAATTCAAGTGA